GAAGGCCCGGCTGCCGGGGCGGAGAAACTCGGAACACCCAGAATATTCGCATTTCTCCGCAACAGGCACGTGGCCCAGCCGCTCTTCCGTCAACTCCTGCTGGACCTTGGGCGGCTGGGAGGGTACAATCGGTCTTTCGCGGTCCTTTGAAATCTGCCGCGCAGGAGGATGCAGTGGAAATGACGTCACGCCAGCGAGTGCTCACGACGCTTGCCCACCGCGAACCGGATCGGGTGCCGCGGGATCTTGGAGGAACCGAGTCGTCGGGAATGACGGCTTACGCCATGGGCGATCTGCTGAGCCACCTCCAGATGCCGACCGAGTTGAAGGTCTTCGAGCCGTATCAGTACGTGGCCTACGTCGGCGATCCGCTCAAGGCGAGGTTCGGCATCGACACCGCCAACCTGACCCCCGAGCCGAAACGCTGGATGCACCAGACGAACCCTCGCGGCTTGGACGTGCTGTTGCCGGAGGGTTGGCGCGAGACGACCGACGAACAGGGCGTAACGACCGTGCGAAGCGCCGACGGACGGGAGGTCGCCCGGCGGCCCGGAGGCGGCTACTACTTCGACCCGATCAATCCGCCGCTGGAAAACGTCTCGAGCGCCGCGGAAATCGAGAAGTACAGGGAGACCATGTTTTCGTTCGATTATCCTTCGTTCGCGGACGAGTCGGCGGACGACCTGCGGCAACGGGCGCAGTTGCTCCACGCGGGCGGCGAGTGCGTGGTGTTCAATCTCTGTTGCCACGTGCTGGCCGCTGGGCAACTGCTTCGCGGCTACGAGAATTTCATGGTCGATCTGATGAGTGACGAGAAGATGACCGCCGCCCTGCTGGACTGCCTGATCGAGGGGTATCGCCGGCGCGTCGAAAAACTCGCGCCCCTCTTGAAAGACAGCGTGGACGTGGTCCTGCTCAACGATGACCTGGGCACCCAAAACGGCCCGATGCTCTCGCCGGCGGTCTACCGGGAGAGGATCAAGCCGTACCAGCGGGCGCTCTTCGCCCACGTCAAGCGGGCCTTCGGCAAACCCATTCTCTTCCACTCGTGCGGCGCGGTCCGGGCGTTTATTCCCGACCTGATCGAGATCGGCGTCGACGCGCTCAACCCGGTTCAACTGAGCGCGGACGGCATGGATCTGCGGGGCCTCAAGCGGGACTTCGGCAAGGACCTGACGTTCTGGGGCGGCGGTATCGATACCCAGACCGTGCTGAACCACGCATCGCCGTCCAAAGTGGCGGAGGCGGTCCGGCGGAGCGTGGACGTTCTTGCTCCCGGCGGCGGCTTCGTGTTCTGCCAGGTGCACAATATTCAGCCGGACGTGCCTCCCGGGAACGTTATGGCCATGTACAACGCGCTGGACGCGTGCGGCACGTACTGAGGCTGCCCGTTGAGGGCGGCTGGGGTTTGCTGTATCCTGTCGAGCAACCAAACACACACGACGAGGAGGACGTCATGAAGAGCTATCGCAAGGAACTGTGGTTCAGCGTGCCGCAGCGGCGGCAGATGGTCAACATCACCGGCGAGGTCCGCGAGTGCCTGCGCGAGAGCGGCATTCGCGAAGGCTTGTGCCTGGTCAATGCGATGCACATCACCGCCAGCGTCTTTATCAACGACGACGAGGGTGGATTGCATCAGGATATGGAGGTCTGGCTCGAGAAGCTGGCGCCGGAAAAACCGCACTCGCAGTATCGCCACAACAACGGCGAGGACAACGCCGATGCGCACCTGAAGCGCACGATCATGGGCCGCGAGGTCGTGGTGGCGATCACCGACGGCGATTTCGACTTCGGGCCGTGGGAGCAGATCTTCTACGGCGAGTTCGACGGCCGGCGTAAGAAACGCGTGCTGGTCAAGATCATCGGGGAATAGCGACCCGAACAAAGCGGTGTACCCATGACGAAGCTGAACGTCCTCGTGGTCGGCGGTGGGATGATCTCGCAGGAAGTGATCTTCCCCACCGTATTCCAACTCCGCCGGTCGGGCAACGTCGATCGGGTGTTGATCGCCACACGACGGTCTGCGACGATCCGGACCATCCGCAGGCTTTTCCCTGATGAGCCGTTTGAGGCCTGGCCGGACCCCGATACGGCCTCGCCCGAGGCATCGCATCCGAACGCCTATATGGACGCCATCGCCGCCCTGCCGAGGCCCGGAGCGGTCATTGTGGCCACGCCGGACCATCTCCACACGCCTGTCATACTCGAGGCCATCGACGCCGGGTTCGACTGCATCGTCGAAAAGCCGCTGTGCCTGAAGGTCCAGGAGGCCCACCGGATCGACGCCGCGGCCAAGG
This DNA window, taken from Phycisphaerae bacterium, encodes the following:
- a CDS encoding YjbQ family protein, with protein sequence MKSYRKELWFSVPQRRQMVNITGEVRECLRESGIREGLCLVNAMHITASVFINDDEGGLHQDMEVWLEKLAPEKPHSQYRHNNGEDNADAHLKRTIMGREVVVAITDGDFDFGPWEQIFYGEFDGRRKKRVLVKIIGE